Sequence from the bacterium genome:
GCGGCTGCCGAGATTGGCGGGATTGTACAAACCCGCCGCCAGTTCATCGTGTACCGCGACGAACGCGCCGCCCATGGCCAGCGGCCGCGCGCTCAGCGTATTGGTGGTGAGGTATGCCTCCTGCGCCCACGCGCCGGTGGCGCTGAAAAAAATGATGAGTGCGGCTCGCGCCGCAGCCAGACGGTTGCAAAATTGATTTCGGCATATCCATTCAGACCAGGGCAGCGGCTGGGAGCATCGTGGTTGATTCGGGGAATGGTGCAAGAGTCGCAAGAGACGATACACTTGTTTTCGCTTTTCTGAGTAGTCGAACTTCGATCTTCGGTTCCTCAAACTGCCGCGTATTCGGAGTGATGAGCCGGCTGAGAGCAAACGGCAAGGCAAACGCGAGCAGCAGCACTGCGCTCAGGCCGGTCAGCCAGCGCGGTTCATGCCGGCGCAGCCACATGCCGAGCAGCAGCGCGTTGAGCGCAGCCACCCAAAGCGAGACGGCATAGACGCCGAATGCAGGTGTGTACAGGATCATTTGCAGGTAGTAGTTCTGCGTATAGCCCAGGGCAAAGGCCTGAAAGTCGGCCTGCACCAGTGCTTTGCCGGCTTCAATGGCCACCCACAGAAACGGCACCGCGAGCAGATAGCCGCGCGGCCACCACCGCCGCAGCGGCAGCAGCAGCAGCGCAAACAAGACATAGAACGAGGCATGTACCGCAATGGTGTACATGTTGGTGAAGGGCCCCATTCGTCCGGAGGCCAGGATCGCGAGCGCCGTCAGCAGCAGCCCGAACAATGCGCTCCAGCGCACGGTCTCCGCCGGCGCTTTGTCCTGCAACAGCAGCAACAGGGGAATCAAGCCCCAGTAGGCCAGAAATCCCCAACGATAGGGCGGGAAGGCCAGGGTCAGGGCCACTGCCGCGAGCAGGCAGAGCAGCAGATTACGTGACCTCAAAGCTCGACCTCTTTGCCGCGGCGCGCGGATTCGTACATGGCTTCGATGATGCGCATGCGATCCAGGCTCTCTTCACCGGTGGAGAGCATGGGCGTGTCGTCGCGCAGGCATTTGATGAAGTGCCGCAGTTCGTTGCTGTAGGAGCGTTTGTAGCGCGACATGGGTTTGTCGTCGACGTGCGGGGTCAGATTGGTGAAATTGCCGTGCACTTCTTTCATCACCCGCAGGGGGTTGGTCATGGCCCAGCCTTGTGTGCCCAGCAAGTTGGTGTAGAGTTCGTCCTGGGCGGTGAGGAACGTCCAGCTCACTTCCAGCGCCAGAGAACTGCCGTCTTCGAGGTGCACGAACGCCACCGCGGTGTCTTCCACCTCGAGTTTGGAGACTTTGTTGTAGAGCGTGGCTTTCACGGCCTTGGCTTTCTTGTTGCCGAAGAGCCACAGTGAGAGGTCGAGCATCTGGATGCCCAAGTCCATCAGCACGCCGCCGCCGGAGTATTGCTTTTGAAAAAGCCAGGAGTGTTCCGACCATTTTTCCTGGCGGCGCAGCCAGCCGCAGCGGGCGTAGAAAATGTCGCCCAGTTCGCCGGCTTCGATGAAAGATTTCAGGTTGATGGCATCGCGGCGAAAGCGCACGTTCATCGCCACCATGAGTTTGCGCTGATAGCGCCGGGCCGCCTCCACCATGCTGCGGCCTTGTTCCAAGCTCAGCGCCATGGGTTTTTCGACCAAGACGTGCTTGCCGGCGGACAAGGCGGCGAGGGCGAGCGGCATGTGCATGTGGGTGGGCGCGCAAATGTCGATGGCGTCGATATCGTCGCGCTTCAGTACGTCGTCATCGCGGGTGTAGTATTGTGGGATGGCATAGCGCTCGGCCACGGCCTTGGCACGAGCGAGATTGGTGTCGCATACCGCCACCAAATCGACACCGGAGAGTTTTTTCCAAATGGGAATGTGCGCAACTTGTGCAATACCGCCGGCGCCGATGACGGCGAGTCTGATCGTTCTCATAGCCAAGGTTTCACTGAAGTGAGTGCAAGCGGTCCAGGTAATTTTGCAGAATCAAAATGGCCGCCAACTGGTCGATTTTTTCTTTGGGTTGCCGCCGGGCGCCGGTCTCCGCCAGCGTGCGTTCCGCCTGTTTGCTCGACCAGCGTTCATCCCAGGCCACCACCGGCACGGTCACCTGCTGCTCGAGCTCACGAATGAAGGCTTGCACGGTCTTGGTCATGTCGCTGTCGTCACCGTTGAGGTGGCGCGGCAGCCCCACGACGATCAAGCCGACCTCTTCCTCCTGGAGGAGCCGCCGCAAGCGCGCGAACAACTCGCCCTTCCCGGTGAAGGGCAGCGTGTCACGGCCATGCGCCAGCAGATGCAAAGCGTCGCTCACCGCCACGCCGATGCGGCGCCTGCCGTAGTCCAATGCGAGAATTCTCCGGCCGGGCGGCGCGGCCTGCACAGTAGCCATAGGCAAATCAGTGTTGCTGAACAAGCGTGAGTGACTTTCTCGAGGAGGCGCGTCACGGCGTCTGGCGAGGTTCCTTTTCCCCATCCTCTTGCTCGCCGGCTTTTTCCTCGTCGCCCTCCTCCTCATCTTCCCAATCCTCATCCCAGTCTTCCCAGTCGTTCTTGCCGTCTTCGTTGCGCGGCGGTAGATCGGTGAGCGGCTGCTTCAATACTTCTTTGAGCAGCTTGCCGGCCTTGAAGTGGGTTTTGCGGCGGGCGGGCACGTAGATGATTTCGCCGGTTTTGGGGTTGCGCGCCTTGGGCTTGGGCTTGGTGGTTTTCACCTCGAACACGCCAAAATCGCGGATTTCGATGCGGATCTCCGGGTTGGCTTGTTCCATGAACTCGCGCAACGCGGTGAACACGCCATCGACGACCTTCTCGGTGAGATAGATCTTCTCGTTGACGATCTTCGCGGTTCGTTTGGCAACGTCTTTCTTGGTAATGGTGCTCTTCATGACCACGACTCCTCATTTTGCGTTCATACGGCACTCGCCGGAAGATTCAGAGAACTTCCTCCTCCGCGATCAATTCGTCGGTCCCGCCGACCCGCTCGACGCTGAACACGCCGTTGACCTTGCTGATGCGGCCGATGACCCGGGTGAGATGCTGCAAGTTTTTCACTTCAATGATGATGTTGCTGTGCACTACCCCGTCTTCCGCGCGCATCTCGATGCTGACGATGTTGGTGTCGGTTTGCGAAATGGCGTCGCTGACATCGCGCAGGAAGTGCTTGCGGTCCGTGCCCAGCAACTGCAGCCGCACGGTGAAATGCTTGTTGGGCTCGACGTCCCACTGCACTTCCACCCGGCGCTCCGGGTTTTCCAGCAGCCGCAGGATGTTCGGGCAGTCGGTGCGATGCACCACCACGCCCCGGCCCTGCGTCAAAAAGCCGAGAATGCGGTCGCCCGGCACCGGCTGGCAGCATTTGCCGAAATTGATGAGCAAATGATCCAGGCCCTGCACACGCACGCCAATGGCCGAGCCGCGCGCCTTGTCGATGATCTTCTTGAAAAAGCCGGGCTTGTCGTTGCCCTCCGGCACTTCCGGTAGAATCTTCTGGATGACACTCTGCGCCGCCACGTCGCCCCGGCCGATGGCGGCATGCAGCTCGACGGCATCCGCCAAACCCAGAAGCTGCGCCACTTCATTGACGTCGATCTCGTCCCGGTTCACGTGCGCCCGCTTGAAAGCCTTCTCCAAAATCTCCGCGCCGAGCTTCTGGCTTTGCTCGGCCATGGATTCTTTCAACCAGCGCTTGATCTTGGCGCGCGCCTTGGAAGTTTGCGCGAACTTGATCCAATCCTTGTTCGGTTTCTGATTGGCGCTGGTGATGATCTCGACCGTGTCCCCGCTCTTCAGGCGATAGTTGAGCGGCACGATGCGGCCGTTCACTTTGGCGCCGATGCAATGCAGGCCGATGTCGGTGTGCACTGCAAAGGCGAAATCCACCGGCGTGCTGCCCACCGGCAGCTTGTTGAGCCGGCCCTTGGGCGTGAACACGAACACCTCATCTTGAAACAAATCGATCCGCAGGTTCTCCATGAACTCCTTCGGATCGTTGGTGTCGTGCTGCCACTCCAGCATCTGGCGCAGCCAGGCAAGCTGCTTGTCAAGCTCGTCGGCTTTCTGCTTGCCTTCCTTGTAGCGCCAGTGCGCCGCCACGCCCACTTCCGCCGTCCGGTGCATGTCCTCGGTGCGGATTTGCACTTCCACCATCTTGCCTCCGGCGCCGACGACGGTGGTGTGCAGCGATTGATACAGGTTGGATTTCGGCGTGGCAATGTAGTCTTTGAAACGTTCTGCCACGGGCGTGAAGAGATTGTGCACGATGCCCAGCACGAAGTAGCAGTCTTCGGTGCGCTTCACGACGATGCGCACGGCGAGCAAATCGAAAATCTCTTCGAACGATTTGTCGCGGCTCAGCATTTTCTGAAAAATGCTGTAGAGATGCTTGGGCCGGCCGGTGATCTTCGCCGGCAGGCCGGCGTCCCTCAGCGCGGCCCGCACCGGCTCGGTGAAGCGCCGGAGATAGGCCTCCCGCTCCTCCCGCTTCTCGGCGATCTTGTTGACGAGATTCCAGTAGGCCTGCGGCGCCAGGGTTTTGAACGCCAGGTCTTCCAGCTCCCAGCGGACTTTGCCGATGCCCAGCCGGTGCGCCAACGGCCCGTAAATTTCGCGGGTTTCGAGCGCGATGCGCCTTTGCTTCTTCTCCGGCAGGTATTCGATGGTGCGCATGTTGTGCAGCCGGTCGGCAAATTTGATCAGGATGACGCGAATGTCCTTCACCATCGACAGCAGCATCTTGCGGAAGTTTTCCGCCTGGCGAACTTCCACGCTGTCGAATTTCAGCTCCGAGATTTTGGTCACGCCGTCCACCAGGCCGGCGATTTCCTCGCCGAACTTTTCCTGCACCTCTGCGATCGTCACGCCGGTGTCCTCCACCACGTCGTGCAGCAGGCCGCCGACGATGGTGACGTAGTCCATGCGCAACTCGCACAGGATTTTGGCGACCTCCACGCAATGAACGAAATAAGGCTCGCCGGATTTGCGCAACTGGTTGCGATGCGCCTCTTCGCTGAAATGAAACGCCTGCGCCAGCAGCTCATGATTGATGGGATGCTTGCTGTAGCGGTGCAGCCGGCGCACAATCCGC
This genomic interval carries:
- a CDS encoding bifunctional (p)ppGpp synthetase/guanosine-3',5'-bis(diphosphate) 3'-pyrophosphohydrolase, whose amino-acid sequence is MATYDFDKELARIVRRLHRYSKHPINHELLAQAFHFSEEAHRNQLRKSGEPYFVHCVEVAKILCELRMDYVTIVGGLLHDVVEDTGVTIAEVQEKFGEEIAGLVDGVTKISELKFDSVEVRQAENFRKMLLSMVKDIRVILIKFADRLHNMRTIEYLPEKKQRRIALETREIYGPLAHRLGIGKVRWELEDLAFKTLAPQAYWNLVNKIAEKREEREAYLRRFTEPVRAALRDAGLPAKITGRPKHLYSIFQKMLSRDKSFEEIFDLLAVRIVVKRTEDCYFVLGIVHNLFTPVAERFKDYIATPKSNLYQSLHTTVVGAGGKMVEVQIRTEDMHRTAEVGVAAHWRYKEGKQKADELDKQLAWLRQMLEWQHDTNDPKEFMENLRIDLFQDEVFVFTPKGRLNKLPVGSTPVDFAFAVHTDIGLHCIGAKVNGRIVPLNYRLKSGDTVEIITSANQKPNKDWIKFAQTSKARAKIKRWLKESMAEQSQKLGAEILEKAFKRAHVNRDEIDVNEVAQLLGLADAVELHAAIGRGDVAAQSVIQKILPEVPEGNDKPGFFKKIIDKARGSAIGVRVQGLDHLLINFGKCCQPVPGDRILGFLTQGRGVVVHRTDCPNILRLLENPERRVEVQWDVEPNKHFTVRLQLLGTDRKHFLRDVSDAISQTDTNIVSIEMRAEDGVVHSNIIIEVKNLQHLTRVIGRISKVNGVFSVERVGGTDELIAEEEVL
- a CDS encoding integration host factor subunit beta, whose amino-acid sequence is MKSTITKKDVAKRTAKIVNEKIYLTEKVVDGVFTALREFMEQANPEIRIEIRDFGVFEVKTTKPKPKARNPKTGEIIYVPARRKTHFKAGKLLKEVLKQPLTDLPPRNEDGKNDWEDWDEDWEDEEEGDEEKAGEQEDGEKEPRQTP
- the ruvX gene encoding Holliday junction resolvase RuvX, with the protein product MATVQAAPPGRRILALDYGRRRIGVAVSDALHLLAHGRDTLPFTGKGELFARLRRLLQEEEVGLIVVGLPRHLNGDDSDMTKTVQAFIRELEQQVTVPVVAWDERWSSKQAERTLAETGARRQPKEKIDQLAAILILQNYLDRLHSLQ
- a CDS encoding Gfo/Idh/MocA family oxidoreductase gives rise to the protein MRTIRLAVIGAGGIAQVAHIPIWKKLSGVDLVAVCDTNLARAKAVAERYAIPQYYTRDDDVLKRDDIDAIDICAPTHMHMPLALAALSAGKHVLVEKPMALSLEQGRSMVEAARRYQRKLMVAMNVRFRRDAINLKSFIEAGELGDIFYARCGWLRRQEKWSEHSWLFQKQYSGGGVLMDLGIQMLDLSLWLFGNKKAKAVKATLYNKVSKLEVEDTAVAFVHLEDGSSLALEVSWTFLTAQDELYTNLLGTQGWAMTNPLRVMKEVHGNFTNLTPHVDDKPMSRYKRSYSNELRHFIKCLRDDTPMLSTGEESLDRMRIIEAMYESARRGKEVEL